One stretch of Molothrus aeneus isolate 106 chromosome 2, BPBGC_Maene_1.0, whole genome shotgun sequence DNA includes these proteins:
- the MTMR6 gene encoding myotubularin-related protein 6 isoform X2, with protein MGVPNDYWQLSDANRDYKICETYPRELYVPRTASKPIIVGSSKFRSKGRFPVLSYYHKNKEAAICRCSQPLSGFSARCLEDEHMLQAISKANPSNRYMYVMDTRPKLNAMANRAAGKGYENEDNYSNIRFQFVGIENIHVMRSSLQKLLEVSGTRGLSVNDFLSGLESSGWLRHIKAVLDAAVFLAKAIAVESASVLVHCSDGWDRTSQVCSLGALLLDSYYRTIKGFMVLIEKDWISFGHKFSDRCCQLDGDPKEISPVFTQFLESVWNLTEQFPQAFEFNEAFLLQIHEHVHSCQFGNFLGNCQKEREELKLKEKTYSLWPFLLAEQKKYQNPLYNPDFSPELTLLEPNTVSFNFKFWRNMYHQFDRSMHPRQSVFNLIMNTSEQNKQLEEDIKELEAKIKQRNGRSDVVLVKEQEQMAPPAPVALKSPPCFQKEQPPMPVNDAVRTIEGSNTADNRYSELVSEFSKAEPAVVSLEYGVARMTC; from the exons ATGGGAGTGCCAAATGATTACTGGCAGTTGTCTGATGCAAATCGTGATTACAAG ATTTGTGAAACCTATCCTAGAGAACTTTATGTTCCCAGAACTGCAAGCAAGCCCATAATTGTTGGTAGCTCCAAGTTCAGAAGCAAAGGAAGATTCCCAGTGTTGTCATATtatcataaaaataaagag GCTGCAATTTGCAGATGCAGTCAACCTCTCTCAGGTTTCAGTGCCAGGTGCCTGGAAGATGAGCACATGTTGCAAGCCATCAGTAAAGCAAATCCTTCAAATCGCTACATGTACGTCATGGACACCAGGCCCAAG cTTAATGCAATGGCTAAtagagctgctgggaagggctATGAGAATGAAGACAACTACTCAAACATTAGGTTCCAGTTTGTTGGCATTGAAAATATTCATGTAATGAGATCTAGCTTGCAGAAACTCCTGGAAG TCAGTGGCACAAGAGGTTTGTCTGTCAATGACTTTTTGTCTGGTCTGGAGAGTTCTGGATGGCTGCGTCACATCAAAGCTGTGTTGGATGCTGCTGTCTTCCTAGCCAAG GCAATAGCAGTTGAGAGTGCAAGTGTATTGGTACACTGTTCAGATGGCTGGGATAGGACTTCCCAAGTTTGTTCCCTTGGAGCTCTCTTGCTAGATTCCTATTACAGAACAATCAAAGGATTCATG GTCTTGATAGAGAAAGACTGGATCTCCTTTGGGCACAAGTTCTCTGACAG ATGTTGTCAGTTGGATGGTGATCCGAAAGAGATCTCGCCAGTGTTCACCCAGTTTTTAGAAAGCGTGTGGAATCTCACCGAGCAGTTTCCACAAGCCTTTGAGTTCAATGAAGCTTTCCTCCTTCAAATCCATGAACATGTCCATTCATGCCAGTTTGGTAACTTCCTTGGAAACTGTCAGAAAGAACGAGAAGAGCTAAA actAAAAGAGAAGACCTATTCCTTATGGCCATTCCTGTTGGCTGAACAGAAGAAATACCAGAATCCTCTGTATAATCCAGACTTTTCTCCAGAACTAACGCTTTTGGAGCCTAATACAGTATCATTCAATTTTAA GTTTTGGAGAAATATGTATCATCAATTTGATCGAAGTATGCATCCCAGGCAGTCTGTGTTCAACCTTATCATGAATACAAGTGAGCAAAATAAACAACTGGAGGAAGACATTAAAGAACTGGAAGCT aaaataaagcagagaaatgGGCGGTCAGATGTGGTCCTTGTGAAGGAACAGGAGCAGatggctcctcctgcccccgTGGCTCTGAAATCCCCTCCGTGCTTCCAGAAGGAGCAGCCGCCGATGCCGGTGAACGATGCCGTGCGAACTATAGAGGGCAGCAACACAGCAGACAATCGCTACAGCGAACTGGTGTCCGAGTTCTCCAAAGCCGAGCCTGCCGTTGTCAGCTTGGAGTACGGAGTGGCCAGGATGACCTGCTAA
- the MTMR6 gene encoding myotubularin-related protein 6 isoform X1: protein MEHIRTTKVEQVKLLDRFSTSNKSLTGTLYLTATHLLFIDSSQRETWILHHHIAAVEKLPLTTSGCPLVIQCKNFRIVHFVVPRERDCHDIYNSLLQLSRTAKYEDLYAFSYNPKQNESEQVKGWQLIDLAEEYKRMGVPNDYWQLSDANRDYKICETYPRELYVPRTASKPIIVGSSKFRSKGRFPVLSYYHKNKEAAICRCSQPLSGFSARCLEDEHMLQAISKANPSNRYMYVMDTRPKLNAMANRAAGKGYENEDNYSNIRFQFVGIENIHVMRSSLQKLLEVSGTRGLSVNDFLSGLESSGWLRHIKAVLDAAVFLAKAIAVESASVLVHCSDGWDRTSQVCSLGALLLDSYYRTIKGFMVLIEKDWISFGHKFSDRCCQLDGDPKEISPVFTQFLESVWNLTEQFPQAFEFNEAFLLQIHEHVHSCQFGNFLGNCQKEREELKLKEKTYSLWPFLLAEQKKYQNPLYNPDFSPELTLLEPNTVSFNFKFWRNMYHQFDRSMHPRQSVFNLIMNTSEQNKQLEEDIKELEAKIKQRNGRSDVVLVKEQEQMAPPAPVALKSPPCFQKEQPPMPVNDAVRTIEGSNTADNRYSELVSEFSKAEPAVVSLEYGVARMTC from the exons ATGGAGCACATCCGCACCACCAAG GTAGAGCAAGTAAAATTACTGGATAGGTTCAGCACAAGCAATAAGTCACTGACGGGAACTCTGTACCTTACAGCAACTCATCTGTTATTCATAGATTCAAGCCAGAGAGAGACCTGG ATACTACATCATCACATTGCTGCGGTGGAAAAACTTCCTTTGACTACTTCTGGCTGCCCCCTTGTCATCCAGTGCAAGAACTTCAGGATAGTTCATTTTGTTGTACCCAGAGAGAGAGATTGTCATGACATTTATAATTCTTTGCTTCAGCTCTCTAGAACAG CAAAATACGAAGACCTGTATGCCTTTTCTTATAATCCTAAACAAAATGAATCTGAGCAAGTCAAAGGTTGGCAGCTTATTGATCTAGCAGAAGAATATAAGAGAATGGGAGTGCCAAATGATTACTGGCAGTTGTCTGATGCAAATCGTGATTACAAG ATTTGTGAAACCTATCCTAGAGAACTTTATGTTCCCAGAACTGCAAGCAAGCCCATAATTGTTGGTAGCTCCAAGTTCAGAAGCAAAGGAAGATTCCCAGTGTTGTCATATtatcataaaaataaagag GCTGCAATTTGCAGATGCAGTCAACCTCTCTCAGGTTTCAGTGCCAGGTGCCTGGAAGATGAGCACATGTTGCAAGCCATCAGTAAAGCAAATCCTTCAAATCGCTACATGTACGTCATGGACACCAGGCCCAAG cTTAATGCAATGGCTAAtagagctgctgggaagggctATGAGAATGAAGACAACTACTCAAACATTAGGTTCCAGTTTGTTGGCATTGAAAATATTCATGTAATGAGATCTAGCTTGCAGAAACTCCTGGAAG TCAGTGGCACAAGAGGTTTGTCTGTCAATGACTTTTTGTCTGGTCTGGAGAGTTCTGGATGGCTGCGTCACATCAAAGCTGTGTTGGATGCTGCTGTCTTCCTAGCCAAG GCAATAGCAGTTGAGAGTGCAAGTGTATTGGTACACTGTTCAGATGGCTGGGATAGGACTTCCCAAGTTTGTTCCCTTGGAGCTCTCTTGCTAGATTCCTATTACAGAACAATCAAAGGATTCATG GTCTTGATAGAGAAAGACTGGATCTCCTTTGGGCACAAGTTCTCTGACAG ATGTTGTCAGTTGGATGGTGATCCGAAAGAGATCTCGCCAGTGTTCACCCAGTTTTTAGAAAGCGTGTGGAATCTCACCGAGCAGTTTCCACAAGCCTTTGAGTTCAATGAAGCTTTCCTCCTTCAAATCCATGAACATGTCCATTCATGCCAGTTTGGTAACTTCCTTGGAAACTGTCAGAAAGAACGAGAAGAGCTAAA actAAAAGAGAAGACCTATTCCTTATGGCCATTCCTGTTGGCTGAACAGAAGAAATACCAGAATCCTCTGTATAATCCAGACTTTTCTCCAGAACTAACGCTTTTGGAGCCTAATACAGTATCATTCAATTTTAA GTTTTGGAGAAATATGTATCATCAATTTGATCGAAGTATGCATCCCAGGCAGTCTGTGTTCAACCTTATCATGAATACAAGTGAGCAAAATAAACAACTGGAGGAAGACATTAAAGAACTGGAAGCT aaaataaagcagagaaatgGGCGGTCAGATGTGGTCCTTGTGAAGGAACAGGAGCAGatggctcctcctgcccccgTGGCTCTGAAATCCCCTCCGTGCTTCCAGAAGGAGCAGCCGCCGATGCCGGTGAACGATGCCGTGCGAACTATAGAGGGCAGCAACACAGCAGACAATCGCTACAGCGAACTGGTGTCCGAGTTCTCCAAAGCCGAGCCTGCCGTTGTCAGCTTGGAGTACGGAGTGGCCAGGATGACCTGCTAA